In the Dyella humicola genome, GCTTGCGAAGGTCCATGCCGGAGGTTCGGGGGATCTGCTCTACGCACAGATACGCACGTTCGATTCACTGGCCACGAATCTGCTTCGGATGGACCTGCATCAGGACAGCATTGCTGGGGGTTACGACAATCGGATAGCCCAGCTCAACGAACTCTTGGGCAAGGGGAAACTTCCACATACAAAGGACGCCCTATCGAAAGTGCGATTTCTCCTCGTGGACGAGGTGCAAGATCTCAACGGCGACCGCGCAAGGATGGTTCTGGCGATTGCAAGCGACGTCGCAAAAAGCGGTGGCTGCTGCATGTTTCTTGGCGATCCAGCCCAAGCGATCTACGATTTCGAGGAATCCAAAGACGCCGAGAACGCATTCACCTCAATCGATTTCCTGCGGAAGATCACGGAAGGCAGCTACTCGGGGAGATCGCCCGCAAGGGAGGAATATTCCGAGTATCGCCGCTTCGAAACCCGGGAAATGCTGGACTTCGTTAGGGCTGCGAGAGCAGCGATGGGAAGCAACGGCTCACATCCGGATGGTTCCCACCTCGACGAGCTTCTCGGCGCCCTGGGAGAGCGGACAAGTCTATCCAGTGTTCCCGCGCTAGTTAATCCCACGACGACAACCGCGATCCTGACAAGAAACAATCTAGAGGCCTACTGGATCTGTGACTGGCTCACTAAGCGCGGTATCGAGGCGGATCTGTGGCGCGGCGCCGGCGGGAGCTATTGGCCAGGTTGGATCGGCAGACTATTCCTGGGATTCCAGGGCGAATGGATTTCAATCGAGAAGGCCCGTCAGCGGTGGGAAAAGCACGTCGCGGCGTATACAAGCATTACGTTCGAAGAGGCGGTTTGTTTCCTCGAGAAACAGGGGTTGAGTGAGCCCGGCGCGGGAACCATCCAGCTGGGGCCGATTTCCGACCACCTCCTGAATGGTTCTCCAGTCAATCCACAGGGAAACGCGAAATCGAGAATCGTAATTTCCACGGTCCATCGATCGAAGGGACTTGAGTTCGATGATGTCCTTTTGCTCTCGCCTAGTGGAATGGATGGTGCCGATGAAATCCGGATCGTCTATGTGGCCGCCACCCGAGCAAAGCGAAAGTTCCGTGTGCTGGAGCGGGATAGCCAAGTGATCAGGAAGGGAAACAGGCAAAGCCGCTCATTGAAAACAAGCGGATTCCACATATTCAGCTACCCGAAGGCGCCGCGGATTGGACTTCTGGTCGACGGATATGACGTCATTGATCCTGATTCAATTCTGAGCCTCGAGGAGCCTCTCGCTGCCCAGAAGAGGCTGTGGGAGGAATGCGCCGGACGACCAAGAACAATGGAGGTAATTGGACTGTCCGCCACAGTTTCCGGGAATACGATCGGGCAGCTCAGCCGCAAGTATGCGGGTGACATAGGCATCCTCCGCCGCTGCCGCGGCGTTCCCAATTCTGGCCTCGATGGCCTTCAGGTTGTCGATCTGGCAACCGTCTCAATCCAGGCATTCGGAAATACAGCAGAAGACGAGCTTGGCACTGCGAGGCTTGCAATTGTCCCCGTCGTAACTGGCGTTGCGTCCATATAGGTCAAGCATGAACAATTTTGAACAAGCCAGAGACCTCCTGACTAGCGACTTGCGTAAGTACCTTATCGGTCCTGCTGAGGGGGAAGAAGAGATAATTCCGGAAAGAGCCAGCGACCGGTATCACGTGGGCAGTCTCGCTCCCTCGGGAACCATCGTTTCCCAAGAGGAGGACGACGCTGATGATTCCGCAGATGCGAGTGGAGCAGAAGGAAAGAGCGGCGACGGTGTCCTTGCGCTGGCAAATGCCGCACAGCAGTCTGCGGTGGGTTTCACCTTCCAGGTTCCCACGAACAGGCGCGTGCTGATAGATGTGTCGTGGGCCGACTACATTGCCGTAGCCGACAAGAAATCTGGCACGGTTTCGGTCAATGGATCCCAGTCGGGCGACCATTGTTCCGACGGCGCCGTAAGCCAGTCTGCAAGCACGAGCTCCTGGAGATGGCGCCGCTCACCACATGTCCTGAACGACATTGTGCTTCCTCTCCAGATTCTCGATAAATCCGGATCGGAGCAGATCGCATCCGATGGCGACATAAGTCTTGAGCTTCACGAGCGTGTGAGTGGAAACCTGAGGATTGTTACAGTCTCCCTTGTGAACCGTCGGCCGCGTCCCGATCGAGAAAAGAGACGGGAACAGGGCGTTCCGCCAGAGGACGCCAATATTTATCAGGTCTCGCTTTCAATCCGCTCGGAAGATGGGTCGAAAGCATTTGTCTCAAGATCAAGTAGCGAGATGATCTCCGATCCAGAGTTCCTCGTTCACGAGTTGCTCTACCGCAACGTGAGGCAGTATGCCGTAGGACATGGATGTGCAACAGACTGGTCGCCCGATGGAACGGACGCAAGCGTAGCGAAGATCTGGTCAGACTGGCTGCCAACCTCTGAGGTCTTTAAGGCGTCTTCAAGGGTCGAATCACTCGACGGTTCCACAGCGCTAGATGTCGCGTACCTCGCTTCTGCCCAAAGAAAGGAATTGATCGAAGAGCTTGGGGCTCTGCCGAACGCCTACGCCAGCTGGATCGCCGGTCTGCGTTCCTCGCTTGACGAAGTAGTCAAGGAATGCGACTCCAACGTCGCGTCGCGTATTCGGGGAGTCGCCACAAAAAATCTGGACGCGTGCGAGCGCGTAAACAACCGCATCAGGGAAGGAATCGCCTTGATCGCCTCTGACGATCATGTCTTTTGTTCGTTTGCACTTGCCAACGCAGCGATGGAAGCAAGCATGAGGATCGCGCGGCCCATGAGCACGCCGCTATGGCGTCCATTTCAGTTGGCCTTCCTGCTTCTGGCCATGCCGTCTACTGCGTCGGGTGACCATCCGGAGCGCTTAACTCTGGATCTGATCTGGTTTCCCACCGGTGGCGGAAAAACTGAAGCCTATCTAGGACTTGTCGCGTTCACCCTGTTCCATCGCCGACTGTCAGCGTCAAATCCCAGGGATGGCGGGGGAACGGCTGTAATCACGCGCTACACGCTCCGCCTGCTTACCATGCAGCAGTTCGAGCGTGCGGCCAGGACGGTAATGGCGTGCGAAGTGCTGCGGCGCAAGGATCCGGCTGGCTTAGGTTCTGAACCTTTCTCCATCGGCCTTTTCGTTGGCAATGGCGTCACTCCCGGCGATCTTGCGACTGCCCAGAGAGTGCTGGAAGGAACAAACGAGGACAAGTCGCTCGCGACGCTACCTGTGACCAAGTGCCCCTGGTGTTCTGAAAAGATACGATCCAATCGCGACCAAACAATCGACCGCAGTGGGCTTAGGGTCGTTACTCGATGCCATAACCAGGCCTGTGATTTTCAAGCCGGTTTGCCTATCGCATGCGTGGATGAGGAACTGTTTGCCCATCCTCCTTCGATGATCATTGGTACCGTCGATAAGTTCGCCATGATGGCCTGGGAGCCACGGATTGGCCGTCTGTTCGGCCGGCCGAATCTATCGAGGCCGCCAAGCCTCATCATTCAGGATGAGTTGCACCTCATAGGCGACGCTCTGGGGTCGATCACTGGCCTGTACGAGACCGCCGTCGATCTCCTCTGCTCTGAAAATGGAGTTCAGCCGAAGATTGTCGGGTCAACGGCGACCATCAGGCGCGCCAGAGCCCAGTCACACTCAGTTTTTCTCCGGGAAGTTGCGCAGTTTCCGCCAAACGGGCTCAACTACGACGACTCATTCTTTTACCGCGAGGACCGGTCAAACGCAGGGCGGGTCTACATGGGAGTGCATGCACAGGGAAGATCACCGAAGCATACGCTGGCGCGACTGATCGGGATTCTCGGTCAGGGTGCCATGTCAATCAAAGACAAGACAGCTCAGGATCACTACTGGACGCTGGTCACCTACTTCAACAGTCTTCGCGAGCTGGGAGGCGCCTGGGTGCTTGGACTGGATGACGTTCCCAAGTACATCAAGGCAATGCCGGCGAAGCAAATGCCCGATCGGCGTCTCGGCGAACCTACAGAACTGACGAGCCACCTGCCATCCACAGCGATTCCTGGCGTCTTGGAAAGGATCGCTGCATCGAGAAATTCTGATGACGACGATCGCGAAACCGTTGACCTGCTCCTGTGCACAAACATGATTTCCGTAGGTGTCGACATCGATAGACTGGGTCTCATGATCGTCAACGGACAACCGAAGACCACGGCCGAGTACATACAGGCAACAAGCCGGGTAGGAAGGCCGGAAGGCGCGGCGGGTCTCGTAGTGACCCTGTACAACTGGACCAGGCCACGGGATCGATCGCACTACGAGAGGTTCAGGTCGTATCACGAGAGCTTCTATCGAAATGTCGAAGCGACAAGCGCGACGCCATTCTCAATGCGTGCGCGTGATCGCGGCCTACATGGGGTTTTCGTTTCGCTGATGAGACTCACGATTCCTCAGCTGGCGGATTCGCCGATGACAATTGATGATCCTGCAGTCAAACCTCGAGTCGCCCTCATCATGAGTTCCATTGTGGATCGGGCGCAACGGGTTTCCGGGTCGGAGGACGTTGCAGCTGAGGTCCTGGAGGAACTTGAGTACATTCGCGACAAGATCCGGGCTGTCGCCGAAATGGAGGGCGTTTGGCATCGCGGTTCGGGTGTCCGCGTCCTCCGCAGGCCAAATGAGGCAAGAGGTGTCGGAGGTGGGATAGAGACGCCGCAGTCCATGAGGGACGTAGATCCGCCCTGTGCCATTGAACTCAAATCTCTTTCGTCTTAATCAGGCTTAGACAGTGAACCGACCTCCCAACCGCGCGCGTCAGGAAGTGAAGCCATCGAAGACCACAGTCGGAAAGCTTGGCATGTCCCAGGCGGTATCGACATTTGGCATCGGTTCCATTTACGAGATGCGCTCCGCGGGCAACTCTGGCGACCTTGTTCTTCATTCTGTGATGATGGCTGGACTTGAAT is a window encoding:
- a CDS encoding helicase-related protein, with the protein product MNNFEQARDLLTSDLRKYLIGPAEGEEEIIPERASDRYHVGSLAPSGTIVSQEEDDADDSADASGAEGKSGDGVLALANAAQQSAVGFTFQVPTNRRVLIDVSWADYIAVADKKSGTVSVNGSQSGDHCSDGAVSQSASTSSWRWRRSPHVLNDIVLPLQILDKSGSEQIASDGDISLELHERVSGNLRIVTVSLVNRRPRPDREKRREQGVPPEDANIYQVSLSIRSEDGSKAFVSRSSSEMISDPEFLVHELLYRNVRQYAVGHGCATDWSPDGTDASVAKIWSDWLPTSEVFKASSRVESLDGSTALDVAYLASAQRKELIEELGALPNAYASWIAGLRSSLDEVVKECDSNVASRIRGVATKNLDACERVNNRIREGIALIASDDHVFCSFALANAAMEASMRIARPMSTPLWRPFQLAFLLLAMPSTASGDHPERLTLDLIWFPTGGGKTEAYLGLVAFTLFHRRLSASNPRDGGGTAVITRYTLRLLTMQQFERAARTVMACEVLRRKDPAGLGSEPFSIGLFVGNGVTPGDLATAQRVLEGTNEDKSLATLPVTKCPWCSEKIRSNRDQTIDRSGLRVVTRCHNQACDFQAGLPIACVDEELFAHPPSMIIGTVDKFAMMAWEPRIGRLFGRPNLSRPPSLIIQDELHLIGDALGSITGLYETAVDLLCSENGVQPKIVGSTATIRRARAQSHSVFLREVAQFPPNGLNYDDSFFYREDRSNAGRVYMGVHAQGRSPKHTLARLIGILGQGAMSIKDKTAQDHYWTLVTYFNSLRELGGAWVLGLDDVPKYIKAMPAKQMPDRRLGEPTELTSHLPSTAIPGVLERIAASRNSDDDDRETVDLLLCTNMISVGVDIDRLGLMIVNGQPKTTAEYIQATSRVGRPEGAAGLVVTLYNWTRPRDRSHYERFRSYHESFYRNVEATSATPFSMRARDRGLHGVFVSLMRLTIPQLADSPMTIDDPAVKPRVALIMSSIVDRAQRVSGSEDVAAEVLEELEYIRDKIRAVAEMEGVWHRGSGVRVLRRPNEARGVGGGIETPQSMRDVDPPCAIELKSLSS
- a CDS encoding UvrD-helicase domain-containing protein, producing the protein MEPLIPVVSLPSEPTDVCSEQDSVITAGIQEDLLVVAPPGTGKTHTLIERIAYLISHGHVENPREQILVLSFTRSAVAELKKRLLAKVHAGGSGDLLYAQIRTFDSLATNLLRMDLHQDSIAGGYDNRIAQLNELLGKGKLPHTKDALSKVRFLLVDEVQDLNGDRARMVLAIASDVAKSGGCCMFLGDPAQAIYDFEESKDAENAFTSIDFLRKITEGSYSGRSPAREEYSEYRRFETREMLDFVRAARAAMGSNGSHPDGSHLDELLGALGERTSLSSVPALVNPTTTTAILTRNNLEAYWICDWLTKRGIEADLWRGAGGSYWPGWIGRLFLGFQGEWISIEKARQRWEKHVAAYTSITFEEAVCFLEKQGLSEPGAGTIQLGPISDHLLNGSPVNPQGNAKSRIVISTVHRSKGLEFDDVLLLSPSGMDGADEIRIVYVAATRAKRKFRVLERDSQVIRKGNRQSRSLKTSGFHIFSYPKAPRIGLLVDGYDVIDPDSILSLEEPLAAQKRLWEECAGRPRTMEVIGLSATVSGNTIGQLSRKYAGDIGILRRCRGVPNSGLDGLQVVDLATVSIQAFGNTAEDELGTARLAIVPVVTGVASI